A section of the Euwallacea similis isolate ESF13 chromosome 9, ESF131.1, whole genome shotgun sequence genome encodes:
- the LOC136411010 gene encoding uncharacterized protein has protein sequence MGDCNKKKDDKSLTKSNIFVYQQSTGERVERKVDDCKEKIKIPICTPSPKTIKICTGKDLRQMCVSKLCACDPPKKYKFVFKKALGFGLKLTVAAAVAYKTYQMGIWGSPDDTQRFYNSACTMFRLPKPMKNDKWDPPSCQSESEFFLKNYLDLFAPCSLQPPIRTEDSFEKIKHCWNKGINFLFSGLASIPAYLSQHEENSDNGKLDDAKTEPNCYF, from the exons ATGGGAGACTGCAATAAGAAGAAAGACGATAAAAGTCTGACAAAATCGAATATTTTCGTATATCAGCAGTCGACTGGCGAAAGGGTGGAACGCAAGGTGGATGATTGCaaggagaaaataaaaattc CAATCTGCACTCCCAGTccgaaaaccatcaaaatatGCACCGGCAAAGATCTCAGACAAATGTGTGTTTCCAAATTATGCGCTTGCGACCCCCCCAAAAAGTACAAATTCGTATTTAAGAAGGCTTTAG GTTTTGGTTTAAAGTTAACAGTAGCTGCTGCCGTGGCATACAAGACTTATCAGATGGGCATTTGGGGAAGCCCAGATGACACTCAGCGATTCTATAACTCTGCATGCACCATGTTTAGATTACCGAAGCCCATGAAAAATGACAAGTGGGATCCGCCTTCATGTCAATCTGAAAGCgagtttttcttgaaaaattacttagatTTATTTG CCCCGTGTTCATTGCAACCTCCAATTAGAACTGAGGATTCCTTTGAGAAGATTAAGCATTGCTGGAATAAGGgtataaatttccttttctctGGATTGGCCAGCATTCCTGCATATCTGTCCCAACATGAAGAAAATTCTGACAATGGGAAGCTCGACGATGCCAAAACGGAGCCCAACTGCTATTTCTAA